The following proteins come from a genomic window of Candidozyma auris chromosome 4, complete sequence:
- the FGR47 gene encoding Fgr47p, which yields MPSIKRPLQEQLPTPEELARVFKKPSPSKASQPRTMAPLPSPQSDNDRELDAPIRHSVPPAMMPVVYPPYTFQDFFSDLPTVSDEEALQRKAQVNQIMHRFPPPMQPIIPNEQVVADGGIIVPFIFPPVPPLQPDYHLNDTILKPSSKRGTIEPQAPQENELFSEPYGPQTAGDKRLGMENNTIWPSIPPLPFPPPNYMPYPLSAQKAPLTPHEVFEEWLEASEHLPRVDMVVASAAGSIVDIRSQSEALGVDVKMLDKWIKGRRQKDTEAKEASRSESESSDVEYEEYAAYARQVDTSETLDPYAEDKKDLLTVYSDLRNSYLTVVASDTAGVTRSPIRTYEWSSKDIDPSASEDMPTTWVMKKDIASANGNSKPRRRLELIESRNHIERFAEENREQVYAARKKQLLNRLRSLQQTRISLDDNSISSEDTELKEYIQKRKNERDHELLRLKIYHNHEKLKAALLFYQTSNSTYKGLNRLVINKLRKLKQFLEHQQSVFSGILANGSDAEAFNLRSKESANLMSSFVEQDYSSDVKHIFRTATLNEDKGLPPKPDLEEVNISNFDKVFTSIEHSPQVHDFMPLATEEEFKLITGDAPLKMNAKDQLLKGKAARHQIFQSSLYDRITSGSDSNASDSAASGPKRRPGRRAAPKPVLGEEPSKERSEAALVAKIMKQFVGPAAANADELTEDLDLMNVETRWPVR from the coding sequence ATGCCCTCGATCAAGAGACCCCTTCAGGAGCAGTTGCCCACGCCAGAGGAATTAGCTAGGGTGTTCAAGAAACCCAGCCCTTCCAAGGCTTCTCAGCCAAGAACGATGGCGCCATTGCCTTCACCTCAGAGCGATAACGATAGAGAATTAGATGCTCCAATAAGACACTCGGTGCCGCCAGCGATGATGCCCGTGGTCTATCCACCGTATACATTCCaggattttttttctgaCTTACCTACTGTCTCGGATGAGGAGGCcttgcaaagaaaggcCCAGGTCAACCAGATAATGCACAGGTTTCCTCCACCAATGCAACCAATTATTCCGAATGAGCAAGTAGTGGCGGACGGTGGAATTATCGTACCTTTCATTTTTCCTCCTGTGCCGCCTCTTCAACCCGATTACCATTTAAATGATACTATACTAAAACCTTCGAGTAAGCGAGGCACAATTGAACCTCAGGCTCCACAAGAGAATGAACTTTTTTCAGAACCATATGGGCCCCAGACGGCTGGTGATAAGAGACTAGGCATGGAAAATAACACCATTTGGCCCCTGATCCCTCCACTACCGTTCCCACCTCCAAATTACATGCCTTACCCTCTCAGCGCTCAAAAGGCTCCTTTGACCCCACATgaggtttttgaagagTGGCTTGAAGCCCTGGAACACTTGCCCAGGGTTGATATGGTTGTAGCAAGTGCTGCTGGCTCGATAGTAGATATTCGCAGCCAATCAGAAGCATTGGGGGTCGATGTGAAAATGTTAGATAAGTGGATCAAAGGTCGCCGGCAAAAAGACACGGAGGCCAAAGAAGCTTCCAGAAGTGAGTCGGAGTCGTCGGATGTTGAGTACGAAGAATACGCTGCTTACGCGAGACAGGTCGATACTTCAGAGACCTTGGATCCTTACGCCGAAGATAAGAAGGACCTTCTTACAGTATATTCTGATCTACGCAACAGTTATCTAACGGTAGTTGCTCTGGATACAGCAGGCGTGACCAGATCACCAATCAGAACATACGAATGGTCATCTAAGGATATCGATCCAAGTGCTTCCGAAGATATGCCCACAACCTGGGTCATGAAGAAGGACATTGCCAGCGCTAATGGGAATTCaaagccaagaagaagattggaGCTTATAGAGAGTCGCAACCATATAGAGAGATTTGCAGAGGAAAATAGAGAGCAAGTGTATGCTGCTCGAAAGAAGCAACTCCTTAACCGCTTGAGGTCACTTCAGCAAACAAGAATCTCCCTCGACGACAACAGCATATCGCTGGAAGACACTGAGTTAAAAGAATACATccagaagagaaaaaacGAACGAGACCACGAACTTCTACGCCTAAAAATATATCACAatcatgaaaaattgaaggcGGCCCTTTTGTTCTACCAGACATCAAACAGTACATATAAGGGTCTCAACAGGCTTGTCATAAACAAGTTGCGAAAGCTCAAGCAGTTTCTTGAGCACCAACAACTGGTTTTCTCTGGTATATTGGCTAACGGCCTGGATGCCGaagccttcaacttgagaagCAAGGAAAGTGCCAACTTAATGAGTTCATTCGTCGAGCAAGACTACTCTAGTGACGTGAAACATATCTTCCGCACTGCTACGTTGAACGAGGATAAGGGGTTACCTCCTAAACCAGACCTTGAGGAAGTGAACATATCAAATTTCGATAAAGTTTTCACCAGCATAGAACATTCGCCACAGGTGCATGACTTCATGCCATTGgccactgaagaagaattcaaGCTCATCACAGGCGATGCACctttgaagatgaatgCAAAGGATCAACTTTTGAAGGGCAAAGCTGCGAGGcatcaaatttttcaaagccTGTTATATGACCGGATCACTTCAGGATCGGACTCGAACGCCTCCGACAGTGCGGCATCAGGGCCGAAAAGGCGGccaggaagaagagcagcCCCCAAGCCAGTGTTGGGGGAGGAGCCAAGTAAGGAGCGTAGTGAAGCTGCTCTTGTGGCAAAAATTATGAAACAATTCGTTGGACCAGCGGCTGCCAACGCTGACGAGTTGACGGAAGATCTTGATTTGATGAACGTGGAAACGAGATGGCCTGTCAGGTAA
- a CDS encoding DNA-directed DNA polymerase gamma MIP1, which translates to MIRAPLLKRLTRHIHAGRSLRKPASGKESPRVNQLGIQYLSQDVHRKVFPKNPPNAYKKVENEELLELTKQHLQHNKLLGKKTNISEPISIPNLPELVGKSSLDEHFTRIGFESSQPYLRMAETLFSRDTNLPKRPAKWELTSGWTRYAPDKKPEKVEFPLENELVFDVEVMYKKSPYAVLCTAVSPKAWYGWVSPVLTSKTKNWNHLIPFNTQNDEKLLVGYNVSYDRARILEEYNIKESKAFFLDAMALHIALSGICSQQRPTWVKHKKHKVALESSENADTDNESSESQNADADGEVSMTDVAKELMEDPWLDKGATNSLANVAEFHCGIKLEKDIRDLFATEDKALIIESFQSLMDYCASDVSATYSVGKKLFPEFRERNPHPVSFAALKQLGKLFLPTTKKWDAYLKSAESLYERNRNQVSDILQERANELVRYITENDESLKPDTENDPWLKQLNWTLKKERLRKDGTPVANQAYLTGYPEWYRELFKTSVVDNGEKTRNMNITVRTRITPLILRLKWEGYPLIWTDTAGWCFKVPYDEDIINSMLAKNYTKARLSPKEAEQMLPELRDDGVFELFKVPHPDGPRKRCTIIMSRSYLRYFDSGVLTSEYDYATEILNLNAAASYWIGNRARISDQFVVYNDPNGASNNFLKTKKESKEHPEMGMILPKLCTMGTITRRATENTWLTASNSKANRIGSELKAMIEAPKGYAFVGADVDSEELWIASLIGDSMFRIHGGTSLGWMCLEGDKSEKTDLHSRTAEIMGISRNDAKIFNYGRIYGAGVKFATRLLKQCNVNLSDEQAEKLASALYEQTKGQTSSSKIFQRRVYHGGTESVMFNALEAIAYQERPRTPALGASITDALTQRYLNKNNYLTSRINWTIQSSGVDYLHLLIISMEYLLKRYKVDARLMITVHDEVRYMAKEEDKLKCALLLQIANLWTRAMFCEQLNILELPQSCAFFSEVDIDHVLRKEVSLDCVTPSHPTAIPPGKSYDMISLLRAINSEEVLKAKATPLKSARDLQYSNREPVINSLQGDESENLRIAKLRLQNSIDKDDWRCNVAIFNKLEREEKRRLTKPTSPALSGKPTRRRKIDDDPDLSKDGSASIKEEIQNASVLKKSRAPKSQFPFKRVAVKKTNSSLPRSTQASTTSSSSALPIQKNVSFGQAKASAGSRYVSTSYYSTFDGGLSGFYGSKRAYNKGTKKEQGNLALKFPKQSLGAFKRSFITSCLHSTRLWSSIDDHNFERPKKLRHELESKVRPQKPKEIFRRRC; encoded by the coding sequence ATGATTAGGGCACCGCTTCTAAAACGGTTGACCCGACATATTCACGCTGGCAGACTGCTACGAAAGCCTGCTAGTGGCAAAGAATCCCCCAGGGTAAACCAATTGGGTATTCAATACTTATCCCAAGATGTTCACAGAAAGGTTTTTCCTAAGAATCCACCAAACGCGTAtaagaaggtggagaacGAGGAGCTTCTCGAGTTGACGAAGCAGCATCTACAGCATAACAAGCTTCTAGGAAAGAAAACCAACATCTCTGAGCCCATATCAATACCCAATTTGCCTGAATTGGTGGGTAAGAGCTCGCTTGACGAGCACTTCACGAGAATTGGGTTTGAATCTTCCCAACCTTACTTGCGCATGGCCGAAACGCTATTCAGTAGAGATACAAACCTACCGAAGCGGCCTGCCAAATGGGAGCTTACAAGCGGCTGGACTCGGTATGCTCCTGACAAAAAACCAGAGAAAGTGGAGTTTCCTCTTGAAAATGAACTTGTTTTCGACGTCGAGGTAATGTATAAAAAGTCTCCCTACGCCGTCTTATGTACAGCTGTTTCACCCAAGGCCTGGTATGGCTGGGTCTCACCTGTACTCACCAGTAAAACAAAAAACTGGAACCATTTGATACCCTTTAACACACAAAATGACGAAAAGTTACTTGTCGGTTACAACGTCAGCTATGATAGAGCACGTATTCTTGAGGAAtacaacatcaaggagTCAAAAGCATTTTTCCTAGATGCAATGGCACTTCATATAGCCTTAAGTGGCATCTGCTCTCAACAGCGACCGACCTGGGTGAAGCATAAGAAACACAAAGTTGCCTTGGAATCACTGGAAAATGCTGACACCGACAATGAGAGCTCTGAATCACAAAATGCAGACGCAGATGGTGAAGTGTCCATGACGGATGTTGCCAAGGAACTAATGGAAGATCCATGGCTCGACAAAGGAGCAACAAACTCTTTGGCAAATGTTGCTGAATTTCATTGTGGAATAAAACTAGAAAAAGACATCAGAGATCTATTTGCCACAGAGGATAAGGCACTCATTATTGAAAGTTTTCAATCGCTCATGGACTATTGTGCCCTGGACGTCAGTGCCACATATAGTGTtggcaagaagctctttccCGAGttcagagaaagaaacCCCCATCCCGTCTCTTTCGCAGCGCTCAAACAATTAGGCAAGCTTTTTTTGCCAACGACAAAAAAGTGGGATGCCTACTTGAAAAGTGCAGAGAGTCTCTATGAGAGAAATCGTAATCAAGTCAGTGATATCTTGCAAGAAAGAGCAAACGAGCTAGTTCGCTACATAACCGAGAATGATGAGAGTCTCAAGCCTGACACTGAAAATGACCCTTGGCTTAAGCAGCTTAATTGgaccttgaagaaagagcgTCTACGAAAGGATGGAACTCCTGTTGCGAATCAGGCTTACTTAACGGGTTACCCTGAATGGTACAGAGAGTTGTTCAAAACATCCGTGGTAGACAATGGCGAGAAAACAAGGAACATGAATATCACTGTCCGAACTCGCATAACTCCTTTAATTCTACGTCTAAAGTGGGAGGGCTATCCATTGATCTGGACAGACACCGCTGGATGGTGCTTCAAGGTTCCATATGATGAGgatatcatcaattccaTGCTTGCAAAGAACTATACGAAGGCACGCTTAAGCCCCAAAGAGGCTGAACAAATGCTCCCAGAACTTCGTGATGATGGAGTGTTTGAACTATTCAAGGTACCTCACCCTGATGGCCCACGTAAACGCTGCACGATAATCATGTCACGCAGCTACTTGCGCTACTTCGATAGTGGTGTGCTAACATCTGAGTACGATTACGCCACAGAAATTCTCAATCTTAATGCTGCAGCTTCCTACTGGATAGGAAACAGAGCACGTATATCAGATCAATTTGTGGTGTACAACGATCCTAATGGTGCGagcaacaacttcttgaagacgaagaaagaaagcaaagaacATCCAGAGATGGGGATGATACTTCCCAAACTTTGCACCATGGGTACTATTACGAGGCGTGCAACAGAAAACACTTGGCTCACTGCCTCCAACAGCAAGGCTAACAGAATAGGTTCAGAACTTAAGGCCATGATCGAGGCACCAAAAGGATATGCTTTTGTTGGGGCAGATGTTGACTCAGAAGAGCTTTGGATCGCTTCATTGATTGGCGACTCCATGTTTCGTATTCATGGTGGCACTTCGCTAGGGTGGATGTGCTTAGAAGGCGACAAGTCCGAGAAGACAGATTTGCATTCTAGAACAGCCGAGATTATGGGAATTCTGAGGAACGACGCTAAAATTTTTAATTATGGAAGAATCTACGGCGCCGGAGTTAAGTTTGCAACTcgtcttttgaagcaatGCAACGTCAACTTGTCCGACGAGCAAGCCGAAAAGCTCGCATCAGCTTTGTACGAGCAAACGAAAGGTCaaacaagctcttcaaagatTTTTCAGCGGAGAGTGTACCATGGTGGAACTGAGTCTGTCATGTTTAATGCACTCGAAGCTATTGCATACCAAGAGCGTCCGAGGACCCCAGCATTGGGTGCATCAATTACGGATGCATTGACACAGAGGtatctcaacaaaaacaactACTTGACATCAAGAATCAATTGGACGATTCAAAGCAGCGGGGTGGACTACTTGCACTTGCTTATCATCTCTATGGAGTATCTCTTGAAACGTTATAAGGTTGATGCTCGTCTCATGATTACAGTTCACGATGAAGTTCGATACATGGCCAAGGAGGAAGATAAATTGAAATGTGCACTTTTGCTTCAGATTGCTAATCTCTGGACCCGAGCGATGTTCTGCGAGCAGCTCAACATACTTGAGCTTCCACAGTCATGTGCCTTCTTTTCTGAAGTCGACATCGATCACGTATTGAGGAAAGAAGTATCGCTCGATTGCGTGACTCCGTCTCATCCGACTGCAATACCGCCAGGGAAATCATATGATATGATTTCATTACTCAGAGCTATCAATTCAGAGGAGGTCTTGAAAGCCAAGGCTACTCCTCTCAAAAGCGCTAGGGATTTACAGTACTCTAATAGAGAACCTGTGATTAATTCTCTTCAAGGCGATGAACTGGAGAATTTGCGAATCGCAAAACTCAGACTCCAAAATTCCATAGATAAAGATGACTGGAGATGTAACGttgccatcttcaataaattggagagagaagagaagaggaGACTTACTAAACCTACACTGCCCGCCTTATCAGGAAAACCCACAAGAAGGCGGAAAATAGACGATGATCCTGATTTGAGTAAGGACGGAAGTGCAAGCATCAAAGAGGAGATACAAAATGCATCAGTTTTAAAAAAGTCTAGAGCGCCAAAGAGTCAATTTCCTTTTAAACGGGTTGCTGTCAAGAAAACAAACAGCAGCCTTCCTCGCTCTACACAAGCTAGCACGACGAGCAGTTCGCTGGCATTGccaattcaaaaaaatgtcAGCTTTGGTCAGGCGAAGGCTTCGGCAGGCTCACGGTATGTTTCAACGTCCTACTACTCAACATTTGATGGTGGCCTCAGTGGTTTCTACGGAAGCAAACGTGCTTACAACAAGGGTACGAAGAAAGAACAGGGCAACCTTGCCCTCAAGTTCCCAAAGCAGAGTTTGGGTGCTTTCAAGAGATCCTTCATTACGAGTTGTCTTCACTCGACCAGACTCTGGTCTTCTATTGACGATCACAATTTTGAGCGACCGAAAAAGCTTCGACACGAGTTGGAAAGCAAGGTGAGACCCCAGAAACCCAAGGAGATTTTTCGACGACGATGCTAA
- a CDS encoding chromatin DNA-binding EKC/KEOPS complex subunit PCC1, with product MLDHIVTLDVPFETETQAEIAMKTMSVDPILKKNEITVHYSIQNNLLTCKFAGISDRVIRVAVSSAIDNIKTIIECMEEFDGKEKTIFTNDE from the coding sequence ATGCTAGATCACATTGTAACTCTAGACGTGCCGTTTGAAACGGAGACCCAAGCGGAAATCGCCATGAAGACCATGTCTGTGGATCctatcttgaagaaaaacgAGATAACCGTCCACTACTCGATCCAAAACAACTTGCTTACTTGTAAATTTGCTGGTATCAGCGACAGGGTGATTCGTGTTGCCGTGAGCAGTGCCATAGATAATATCAAGACCATCATTGAATGTATGGAAGAGTTTGACGGCAAGGAGAAGACCATCTTTACCAACGACGAGTAA